From the Ilumatobacteraceae bacterium genome, the window GCCGAGCATGTCCATCAACTCGATCGCCTGCTCCATCTGGTCGTCGAAGTCGTCTTGGGTGAACGGCATCTCGGTGGGGGAGAGTGCGGCTTCCTCGTTGGAGGGGATGTCGTCTGGGTGGTGGAGGATCGGGCGGTGGGCGTAGGAGCCGACCTCCATCGACCCGGCAGACTGCCGCTCGTAACAGAACGTGTCCATGTCGCGGACGATCGGGTACCCGATCTCGCTGTTGGTCTCGACGAGCACGTCCATCGGGCCGACGTCGGCCATCTGGTGCACGGCGGGGACCAGCGGGATCGTGGCGCCGGCCATGTTGGCGATCCGGTTCGACCACACGCCGCAGGCGATCACGACGTACTCGGCCTCGATCCGTCCCCTGTCGGTGACGACCGCCGTGACCTTCCTGAGCCCCGTCCCGGGTTCGTCGTCGGTCTCGACGTCGAGCACCTCGGTGTTGGCGAACACCTGCATGCCCGTTCGTTCGATCGCCTCGTTGCGGAACAGGGTGCCCGTGTCGAGTGAATCGACCACCGACACGCTCGGGCAGTAGAACCCCCCGAGGATCACGTCGTCGTTGATGAACGGCACGAGCTCTTTGACCTCGGCGGGGGTGAGCAACTCGGCGTCGACCCCCCAGGCCGCGGCCGACGTCATCCGCCGCTGGAACTCGTCCATGCGCTCCTGGCTGCGGGCGACCTCGATGCCGCCGCAGTCGACCGATCGTTCGGCGGCGCGGTACTGATCGGCCGACTGCACGCCGAGTAACGCCATCTCCTTGTTGTGGTCGACCGGGAAGATGAAGTTCGACGCATGACCGGTGGAACCACCGGGGTTGGGCAGTGGGCCCTTGTCGAGCAGCACCAGATCGGTCCAGCCGAGGCGGGCGAGATGCCCGGCCAGGCAGTTGCCGACGATGCCGGCACCGATGATGACGCATCGCGCCGTCGATGGAACGGTGTCGCTCACGTGAGACCCCCGAGACTCGATCACGGGTTGTGTCAGGCACAACTCGTGATGGTTGATATATCATGAATGTATCACGACCGAATCGCTGAGTACACAGGCCTATGAACGCGTGCGCCGGATGATCGTCCGGCTCGACCTCGCGCCCGGAGCAGTGCTGCACGAGCACGAACTGCAGGCCGCGCTCGGTATCGGTCGGACCCCGATCCGTGAGGCCTTGCAGCGGCTCGCCCGCGACCAGTTCGTCACCGTGCTGCCGAGGCGCGGGATGTTCGTGTCGTCGATCGACGTCGACGACCTGTCGACGCTGTACGAGACGCGAGCCGTCATGGAGCCCTACGCCGCCCGACTCGCCTGTCGCCGTGGCACCGCCGAGCACTGGTCGGAGATGAGCGACCTGATCGAACAATCGCTCCGGCCAGGCGTCGCACCCGACGAACTCCTGGCCGTCGACCGACGTTGCCACGAGATCATCTGGGCGGCCGCCGGGAACCGGTTCCTCACCGACACGCTCGACAACCTGTACGCCCACAGCGATCGTGTGTGGCACATGTACCTGGCCGAGGTGGCCGACACCCGGCACGCGGTCGACGAGCACATCGGGATCCTCGAACTCCTGCGCGCCGGTGATGCCGATGCCGGCGCACGCGCGGTCGAAGCGCACGTGCGCTCGTTCGACCAGCAGGTGCGTGACGCCGTCACGAGTCGCCTGGCCTCGCCCCTCGCCGGCGCCTGAGGCGGCTCACCGTCGTGGCCGGCGCGCCCGCAGCGGCGACCGACGGACGATCGTGATGATGCACGTGTCGATGCGCGGCCGCGGGCGGAACGCCGACCGTGGCAGCGGCGTGACCGTCGACACCGCCCACCGACCCTCGGGACGGTCGAGCCGTCGTCGCCACACCGAGGCGACCGAACGGGGCACGACCAGATCGGCGCGCTCGAGTCGGCTGCCGGGCGACGTGAGCCGCACGAGGATCGCGGAGATGCCGTCGAACGGCGGATTTGCGACCACGCCGAACGGGCGGGTCGGCAGGCGGAGATCCCGGACGTCGGCGCGGACCACCTTGACGTTCGATCCCGTGCAGGTCCGGCGGAGCAGTTCCGCCCGGTCCGGATGGAGTTCGAACGCGATCACACGAGCTCCGGTGGCAGCGAGCCGGTGGGTGATCACACCGTCGCCCGCACCCAGATCGAGCACGATGTCCCCCGGTCCGACGGCGCTCCGCTCGACCAGGGTCTGGGCGACGTGGTCAGCGAGCCGGTGCCAACCCCACGACCGTCGCAGCGGACGGCCGGACACGGCGGAACACGATCATGATCGACATGTCGACCATCGTCGCGTGGTCGAGGAGGCGCCGGCGGGTGGGTTTCAGGTCTCTTCGAGGCCGGCGACGGAGAGGGCACCATGGTCGGTGCCGGGATCGGACGCCTCGAACGTGGTTGCGAGCGCTCGAGCGATCTCCGCGTAGCGAACCAGGAAGCGGCGCTCGTCGAGTCGCTTGCGCCGCATCCACGACGTGACCTCGTCGTTGCACTTGCTCGCGTTGCACGACCGGCACGCGGGCACGATGTTGTCGAGCGTGTAGCGGCCGCCCCGGGAGAGCGCCATGACGCAGTCCTTCTGCAGCGGCCGGTCGGTCTCGCCGCAGTACGCGCAACCGCCCCACGCGTCGACGAGTGCCGACCACTGTGCTGCGTCGAGGTCGTGCTCGACGCGCTGCATCCGACGCTGCCGTTTGCGCGAGGCCCGCGCCCGACGGGTGTTCTTGGCGGCCACGTCGGCAGGCTACGACGTCACCGACTGCCGTCGGGCCATACCGCTTCGGTGGTCAGTTCGCGCAGTACCGCAGTTCGGTGAAGCGCCCACGGAACTCGCCGACCGCCGCCGCGACCGTCTCGGGGTCGTCGTCGCCGGTCCAGGCGCGGGCGACGAGCTCGGCCAGCTCCGGCATCGTGTCGGCGTCCATGCCCCAGCGGACCGTCTCGTTGGTGCCGACGCGGACGCCGGCACCGGCGTCGTCCGGGAGACCGATCGCGGACGTCAGCAGATTCGACCGCCGGAGCCGCCGGGCAGCGCCGTGTCCGTCGTCGTCGGGAGCGCGCAGTGCGAACGCGTGCGAGCGCGTGGCGGCGCCGTCGTCGGATCGGTGCACCGGGAGACCACGACGCCGCAGCTCGTCGGCCAGTCGCTGTGCGGCGTCGACCATGCCGGTGGCGTACTCGGTGCCGCACGCGAGCCAGTCGCCGAGCGTGACCGCGAGCGCAGCGGTGTTCGCGGCATCGAAGTTCGCGGTCAACCCGGGAAACGCGATCGAGTCGACACGTTCCGCGATCGCGGCGTCGTTGGTGACGAGCAGCCCGGCGGGCGGACCGGCCAGGCTCTTGTAGGCGCTCATCGTCATCACGTGGGCGCCTTCGTCGAGCGGATTCGGCCACACACCGCCGGCGATCAGCCCGGACAGGTGGGCCGCGTCGAACAGCAGCACGGCGCCGACCTCGTCGGCGATCTCGCGCAGCCTCCCGACGGGGTGGTGGGTCAGGTTGAGGCTCCCGCCGATCGAGATCAAGGAGGGTCGTTCACGACGGGCCAGCGACCTGACGCCGTCGACGTCGACGGTGTACCTCCCGGGATCGACCGGTGCTTCGTGGATCTCGAGCCCGAACCACCCGGCGGCACCGGCCGTGTTGTGGGTGACGTGTCCGCCGATCGTCGCCCCCGGGACGATGATCGGGTCACCTGGCCGGCACGTCGCCATGAACGCGTAGAGGTTGGCGAGGGCACCCGACCCGACGCGCACCTCGGCGAACGCCGCGTGGAACACCCGGGCGGCCAACTCGGCGGCGATGACCTCGATCTCCTCGATCGCCTCGAGGCCCATCTCGTACTTGTCGCCGGGGTATCCGAGCGACGGGCGCGATCCGAGACCCGATGCCAGCAGCGCCTCCGCCCGGGGATTCATCGTGTTCGCCGCCGGGTTGAGGTTGACGCAGTCGACGTCGTGGATGCGGCGATTCGCAGCGGCCAGCGACTCGATGCGGGCGGCGATGCCCGAACCGTCGTGCGCGCCGTCGACCACCGACTCGGCGATCCGCTGTACGAGCCGTTCACTGGATTCCGGAACCCATGATCGATGAGCGAGGTTCGCCATGCGACGGAAACTACCGTCAGCGGCCCGCGGGATAGCGTTCGCCGCCATGCCGCATGCACTCGTCCGACGTCCCGGGCCACGCCTCGCCGACGGACTCCTCACCCACCAAGCCCGTGTCCCGGTCGACGTGGAACTCGCCGAGCGCCAGTGGCAGCGATACGTCGAGGCGCTGCGGTCGGCCGGATGGGATGTCACGGAGGTGGACCCGGCCGACGACTGCGCCGACGCCGTGTTCGTCGAGGACGCGTTGGTGCTGTTCGGCGACCTCGCCGTCGTCACGCTGCCCGGTGCGCCCTCCCGTCGCCCCGAGACCGAGGCTGCCGAACGCGCCGCCGCGCAACTCGGTCTCACCGTCGCCCGGATCACACAGCCGGCCACGCTCGACGGCGGCGACGTATTGAAGATCGATCGGACCGCCTACGTGGGCGTCGGTGGTCGCACCGACCACGCGGCCGTCGAGCAGCTCACGTCGCTGCTCGAGCCGCGCGGCTGGACGGTGGTCGGTGTACCGATCTCGAAGGTGTTGCACCTGAAGTCGGCGGTCACCGCCCTGCCCGACGGCACGGTCATCGGTCACCCGGACTTCGTCGACGACCCGTCGGTGTTCCCGAAATTCGCCGAGGTCCCCGAGCCGTCCGGCTCCCACGTCGTGCTGCTCGACGAGCGCCGACTCCTGATGGCCGCCGACGCCCCGCGGTCGGCCGAACGGTTCCGGTCGATGGGATACGACGTGGTCGAGGTCGACATCTCGGAGTTCGAGAAGCTCGAGGGATGTGTCACCTGCCTGTCGGTGCGCCACCGGGGTTGACGTCCGGCCAGAATCGACGGATGGACAACCCACTCGATCAGTTCCGCCTCGACGGTCAGGTCGCGCTCGTCACCGGGGCATCGGCCGGCCTCGGCGCCCGGTTCGCCCGGGTCCTGCACGCCGTCGGTGCGACCGTGGTGGTGTCGGCACGTCGCGCCGAACGACTCGACGCGCTGGTCGCCGAACTGCCCGGCGCGGTTGCGATCACCGCCGACATGGCGGTGGCCGCCGACCGCGAACGGCTGGTCGCCGAGGCACTCGAGCAGGCGGGCCGCATCGACGTGCTGGTCAACAACGCCGGCATCAGCTACACGGTCGGACTGGCCGACGAGACGCTCGAACAGTTCGAACAGGTGATGCAGGTCAACACGGTCGCCGTCTGGCACCTCACGAAACTGTGCGCGGCCGGCATGGTCGACCGTGGGAGCGGGTCGATCGTCAACGTGGCGTCGATGCTCGGACACGTCGGGTCGGCCCCGATCAAGCAGGCCAACTACTGCGCCAGCAAGGGGGCGGTCGTCAACATGACCCGCGAGCTCGCCCTGCAGCTGGCCCGCAAGGGCGTGCGGGTGAATGCGCTCTGTCCCGGCTACTTCCCGTCGGAGATGACCGAACCGATGCAGGGCGACGAGGGCAGTGATCACTACATCCGGACCTACTCCGGCATCCCGCGCATGGGCGAGGAGCACGAGCTCGACGGCGCGCTGCTCCTCCTGGCATCACCCGCCGGGTCGTACATGACCGGCCACTCGCTGCTGGTCGACGGCGGATTCACCGCCCGCTGACCCTCAAGCCGAGGCCCGTTCGTCCCGATGATCTGACAGCATGGGACCACACATGGATGTGACGGAACGCGCCACCATCGAGCACCAACCGACCAACGGGGACCAGGCTCCCGAGCCCGCTCGCGCCGTCGCGCAGGTGGCGACGATGGCGAGCCGCATCTCCGACGCGGTCGCGTCGGTGCTCGCCGGGCGCGCCGAGGCGACCTCGACGTCGCTCGCCTGCCTGTTCTCGGGAGGCCACCTGCTGATCGAAGACATCCCGGGCGTCGGCAAGACCCTGCTCGCACAGACCCTCGCTCGATCCGTCGGCGGGTCGTTCCACCGCATCCAGGGCACCCCCGACCTGCTGCCGGGCGACGTGACCGGCACGATGGTGCCGCAGGGGGATGGTTTCGAACTCGTCTTCCGGCCCGGACCGATCTTCTCCAACCTCGTCGTGTTCGACGAACTCAACCGCGCCAACCCACGCACCCAGTCGGCGCTCCTCGAAGCCACCGAAGAAGCTGCGGTCACCGTCGACGGCGAGACGCGGGCGTTGCCGTCGCCCTTCCTGCTCGTCGCGACGCAGAACCCGATCGAGATGACCGGCACCTACCCGTTGGGAGAAGGGGCGCTCGACCGCTTCGCCGCGGTGGTGACACCCGGTCGGGCGTCCGCCGACGAGGAGGTCGAGGTGCTGACCGGGCGCCGCGGCCGATCCGCACTCGCAGCGGTGCAACCGGTCGTCGACATCACCGACGTCGCAGCCGCCCGCACGATCGTCCGTGACGTCTACCTGGCCGACCCGATCGCCCGATACGTCGTGTCACTGTTGGATGCGACGCGCGAGCACCCGCG encodes:
- a CDS encoding SDR family oxidoreductase, with product MDNPLDQFRLDGQVALVTGASAGLGARFARVLHAVGATVVVSARRAERLDALVAELPGAVAITADMAVAADRERLVAEALEQAGRIDVLVNNAGISYTVGLADETLEQFEQVMQVNTVAVWHLTKLCAAGMVDRGSGSIVNVASMLGHVGSAPIKQANYCASKGAVVNMTRELALQLARKGVRVNALCPGYFPSEMTEPMQGDEGSDHYIRTYSGIPRMGEEHELDGALLLLASPAGSYMTGHSLLVDGGFTAR
- a CDS encoding rRNA adenine N-6-methyltransferase family protein, with protein sequence MSGRPLRRSWGWHRLADHVAQTLVERSAVGPGDIVLDLGAGDGVITHRLAATGARVIAFELHPDRAELLRRTCTGSNVKVVRADVRDLRLPTRPFGVVANPPFDGISAILVRLTSPGSRLERADLVVPRSVASVWRRRLDRPEGRWAVSTVTPLPRSAFRPRPRIDTCIITIVRRSPLRARRPRR
- a CDS encoding arginine deiminase family protein, whose product is MPHALVRRPGPRLADGLLTHQARVPVDVELAERQWQRYVEALRSAGWDVTEVDPADDCADAVFVEDALVLFGDLAVVTLPGAPSRRPETEAAERAAAQLGLTVARITQPATLDGGDVLKIDRTAYVGVGGRTDHAAVEQLTSLLEPRGWTVVGVPISKVLHLKSAVTALPDGTVIGHPDFVDDPSVFPKFAEVPEPSGSHVVLLDERRLLMAADAPRSAERFRSMGYDVVEVDISEFEKLEGCVTCLSVRHRG
- a CDS encoding GntR family transcriptional regulator, with translation MIYHECITTESLSTQAYERVRRMIVRLDLAPGAVLHEHELQAALGIGRTPIREALQRLARDQFVTVLPRRGMFVSSIDVDDLSTLYETRAVMEPYAARLACRRGTAEHWSEMSDLIEQSLRPGVAPDELLAVDRRCHEIIWAAAGNRFLTDTLDNLYAHSDRVWHMYLAEVADTRHAVDEHIGILELLRAGDADAGARAVEAHVRSFDQQVRDAVTSRLASPLAGA
- a CDS encoding HNH endonuclease signature motif containing protein is translated as MAAKNTRRARASRKRQRRMQRVEHDLDAAQWSALVDAWGGCAYCGETDRPLQKDCVMALSRGGRYTLDNIVPACRSCNASKCNDEVTSWMRRKRLDERRFLVRYAEIARALATTFEASDPGTDHGALSVAGLEET
- a CDS encoding aminotransferase class I/II-fold pyridoxal phosphate-dependent enzyme; its protein translation is MANLAHRSWVPESSERLVQRIAESVVDGAHDGSGIAARIESLAAANRRIHDVDCVNLNPAANTMNPRAEALLASGLGSRPSLGYPGDKYEMGLEAIEEIEVIAAELAARVFHAAFAEVRVGSGALANLYAFMATCRPGDPIIVPGATIGGHVTHNTAGAAGWFGLEIHEAPVDPGRYTVDVDGVRSLARRERPSLISIGGSLNLTHHPVGRLREIADEVGAVLLFDAAHLSGLIAGGVWPNPLDEGAHVMTMSAYKSLAGPPAGLLVTNDAAIAERVDSIAFPGLTANFDAANTAALAVTLGDWLACGTEYATGMVDAAQRLADELRRRGLPVHRSDDGAATRSHAFALRAPDDDGHGAARRLRRSNLLTSAIGLPDDAGAGVRVGTNETVRWGMDADTMPELAELVARAWTGDDDPETVAAAVGEFRGRFTELRYCAN
- a CDS encoding MoxR family ATPase, with protein sequence MDVTERATIEHQPTNGDQAPEPARAVAQVATMASRISDAVASVLAGRAEATSTSLACLFSGGHLLIEDIPGVGKTLLAQTLARSVGGSFHRIQGTPDLLPGDVTGTMVPQGDGFELVFRPGPIFSNLVVFDELNRANPRTQSALLEATEEAAVTVDGETRALPSPFLLVATQNPIEMTGTYPLGEGALDRFAAVVTPGRASADEEVEVLTGRRGRSALAAVQPVVDITDVAAARTIVRDVYLADPIARYVVSLLDATREHPRVRLGASTRGGVALIGLAKARAAMAGRHYVIPDDITTLAGAALSHRVIVAGGSGSVQAGRAVVSECLDTVPPPTA